One stretch of Molothrus aeneus isolate 106 chromosome 2, BPBGC_Maene_1.0, whole genome shotgun sequence DNA includes these proteins:
- the RPL8 gene encoding large ribosomal subunit protein uL2: MGRVIRGQRKGAGSVFRAHVKHRKGPAKLRAVDFAERHGYIKGIVKDIIHDPGRGAPLAKIAFRDPYRFKKRTELFIAAEGIHTGQFVYCGKKAQLNIGNVLPVGTMPEGTIVCCLEEKPGDRGKLARASGNYATVISHNPETKKTRVKLPSGSKKVISSANRAVVGIVAGGGRIDKPILKAGRAYHKYKAKRNCWPRVRGVAMNPVEHPFGGGNHQHIGKPSTIRRDAPAGRKVGLIAARRTGRLRGTKTVQEKEN; encoded by the exons ATGGGCCGCGTCATCCGCGGGCAGAGGAAAGGCGCGGGCTCCGTGTTCCGCGCCCACGTGAAGCACAGGAAGGGCCCGGCCAAGCTGCGCGCCGTGGACTTCGCCGAGCGGCACGGCTACATCAAGGGCATCGTCAAG GACATCATCCACGACCCCGGGCGGGGCGCGCCGCTGGCCAAGATCGCCTTCCGCGACCCGTACCGCTTCAAGAAACGCACGGAGCTCTTCATCGCCGCCGAGGGCATCCACACCGGCCAGTTCGTCTACTGCGGCAAGAAag CCCAGCTGAACATCGGGAATGTCCTGCCTGTGGGCACCATGCCCGAGGGCACCATCGTGTGCTGCCTGGAGGAGAAGCCGGGTGACCGCGGGAAGCTGGCGCGCGCCTCCGGGAACTACGCCACCGTCATCTCCCACAACCCCGAGACCAAGAAAACCAGAGTGAAGCTGCCCTCAGGCTCCAAGAAGGTCATTTCTTCTGCAAACAGAGCTGTTGTGG gaatcGTGGCTGGTGGAGGCCGTATTGACAAGCCCATCCTGAAGGCCGGCCGTGCCTACCACAAGTACAAGGCCAAGAGGAACTGCTGGCCACGTGTCCGTGGTGTGGCCATGAAC cctgtggaGCATCCCTTCGGAGGAGGCAACCACCAGCACATCGGGAAGCCCTCGACCATCCGCAGGGACGCTCCCGCGGGGCGCAAGGTGGGGCTGATCGCCGCGCGCCGCACGGGCCGGCTGCGGGGCACCAAGACCgtgcaggagaaggagaacTGA